The following are encoded together in the Parabacteroides chongii genome:
- a CDS encoding glucosaminidase domain-containing protein, with the protein MDKQSFTRKYLPAARLAGELYGLNPVVILAQSAIETGWGESALATLYNNFFGLTGYGVANAYWHGGKTDLDKPDGLLFRRYDSIENSFLDFARLIATVYKQAAAVSHYPAAYAREIAYSRYISEVNGDNREAYCRMLESISRSLVPIVYNLNNEKV; encoded by the coding sequence ATGGACAAGCAGTCATTTACCCGCAAGTACCTCCCCGCCGCACGGTTGGCGGGTGAGCTGTACGGACTGAATCCGGTGGTTATCCTGGCTCAGTCTGCGATCGAAACCGGCTGGGGCGAGAGTGCCCTGGCTACCCTCTACAATAACTTTTTCGGACTGACGGGCTATGGTGTCGCCAATGCTTACTGGCATGGCGGGAAGACGGATCTGGATAAGCCGGACGGACTGCTGTTCCGCCGTTACGACAGTATCGAAAACAGTTTTCTCGATTTTGCCCGTCTGATAGCGACAGTCTACAAACAGGCGGCAGCCGTGAGCCATTATCCGGCGGCGTATGCCCGCGAGATTGCCTACAGCCGGTATATCAGTGAAGTAAACGGGGACAACCGGGAGGCCTATTGCCGGATGCTGGAAAGCATTTCCCGCTCGTTGGTTCCCATAGTGTATAATCTAAATAATGAAAAGGTATGA
- a CDS encoding DUF4248 domain-containing protein: protein MEQSTFIIRSYGVGELAELYSPHLSRRGAIMQLWRWINYHGVLKVKLIELGYHTGARSFTPKQVECIILHLGEP, encoded by the coding sequence ATGGAACAGTCTACCTTCATTATACGATCCTACGGAGTAGGCGAACTGGCGGAACTCTACAGTCCGCATCTCAGCCGGCGGGGTGCTATCATGCAACTTTGGCGATGGATAAACTATCATGGCGTACTAAAGGTGAAATTGATCGAACTGGGTTATCATACCGGTGCCCGGAGCTTTACCCCCAAACAGGTGGAATGTATCATCCTGCACCTGGGAGAACCTTGA
- a CDS encoding VapE domain-containing protein, with the protein MIQVTMYARFKKRLGDVNLIDLLSDIRNGKYATPINRIRVCMDKDNADAADTLKKGLPAITVSATYSGQRLDKFMNRYNPLIILDFDKQKKEDLPRLLTLIREAPYTVACWISPRGMGIKAIVYSAVGMELIPANHKAIYKRVKDWYERRLGIEADASGSDPGRLCIVSYDPGLYLSRRFEPWLRGEGSPPEGLPEMEAIVPSEVARLLASARKKTTRKMVYAEGNRNNYVHLFACHCNRLGIRREEVERYAAGSFADLSGEERLQAVSSAYAHTEQFATRPAPVSSGRGNGFVTQIQEYLTEHFELRRNVVRNKVEYRSRKGGEGAAFSAVTDYWENSLWCALQKSGVYCRLSDLRSVIHSDFSSEYHPFQDYFDNLPEWDGVSDPIASLAATVDTTRPEFWAKCLKKWLVAVVACAIDERETNHSVLLLSGAQGLGKTTWLRNLVPPALRGYMYSGNLDPTDKDASLMMSDCFLVILDELSGQSKMELNRMKAMITKDAILERRPYARNAESFVRRASFAATVNDSQVLTDHTGSRRFLCFETLRIDYTSAVDHNAIYAQVLALYRAGFCYWFANNDIAELNDNNETFQQLCPEAELLFTYFRKPTRFENPLLLSASEILTRIAERTRFHVTTTSVIQLGKVLKCFGFTSVLKHGKRLYHTIELNHDQVVARQKGFGCDSEGLEKEIDNERDMLVNASEPKLPF; encoded by the coding sequence ATGATACAAGTAACCATGTACGCCCGTTTCAAAAAACGCCTGGGCGATGTTAACCTGATCGATCTCCTTTCCGATATCCGGAACGGAAAGTATGCTACCCCCATCAACCGCATCCGCGTCTGTATGGACAAAGACAATGCCGATGCCGCCGACACCCTGAAGAAAGGGCTACCTGCCATTACTGTCTCAGCTACCTATAGCGGACAACGGCTGGATAAGTTCATGAACCGTTACAACCCGCTTATCATTCTCGACTTCGACAAGCAAAAGAAAGAAGACCTTCCGCGCTTGCTCACACTGATACGCGAAGCCCCCTATACGGTGGCCTGCTGGATCAGTCCCCGCGGAATGGGCATCAAGGCCATTGTCTATTCGGCTGTCGGAATGGAGCTGATCCCTGCCAACCACAAAGCCATCTACAAGCGGGTAAAAGACTGGTACGAACGCCGCCTGGGCATCGAGGCAGACGCTTCCGGCAGCGATCCCGGTCGGCTCTGCATCGTCTCCTACGATCCGGGACTCTACCTGTCTCGCCGCTTCGAACCCTGGCTCAGAGGTGAGGGCAGTCCTCCCGAAGGATTACCGGAGATGGAAGCGATCGTTCCCAGCGAAGTGGCCCGCCTGCTCGCTTCCGCCCGCAAGAAGACTACCCGTAAAATGGTTTATGCCGAGGGTAACCGCAACAACTACGTCCACCTCTTTGCCTGCCATTGCAATCGTCTGGGCATTCGCCGGGAAGAAGTAGAGCGCTATGCCGCCGGATCGTTTGCCGACCTGTCCGGAGAAGAACGACTGCAGGCTGTCAGCAGTGCCTATGCACATACCGAACAGTTCGCGACACGGCCTGCACCGGTCTCTTCCGGGCGTGGAAACGGCTTTGTCACCCAGATACAGGAATACCTGACCGAACATTTCGAATTGCGTCGTAACGTCGTTCGCAACAAGGTGGAATATCGTTCCCGAAAAGGCGGAGAGGGAGCAGCCTTCTCGGCAGTGACCGACTACTGGGAAAACTCCCTTTGGTGTGCCTTGCAGAAATCCGGTGTGTATTGTCGCCTGTCCGACCTGCGCTCAGTGATCCATTCCGATTTCAGTTCCGAATATCATCCCTTTCAGGATTATTTCGATAACCTTCCGGAATGGGACGGCGTAAGCGACCCTATCGCTTCTTTGGCGGCAACGGTCGACACGACCCGTCCGGAGTTTTGGGCAAAATGCCTGAAGAAATGGCTGGTGGCAGTTGTGGCATGTGCCATCGATGAGCGGGAGACGAACCACTCGGTCTTGTTACTGAGCGGAGCACAGGGATTGGGCAAGACTACCTGGCTGCGCAACCTGGTACCTCCCGCACTCAGAGGCTATATGTATTCGGGCAATCTCGACCCGACTGACAAGGACGCGTCGCTGATGATGAGCGATTGCTTCCTGGTAATCCTCGACGAACTCTCGGGGCAGAGTAAGATGGAGCTGAACAGGATGAAGGCGATGATCACGAAAGACGCGATCCTCGAACGCCGTCCGTATGCCCGCAATGCGGAGTCGTTTGTGCGCCGTGCCTCCTTTGCCGCCACGGTCAACGACAGCCAGGTGCTGACCGACCATACCGGTTCGCGCCGTTTCCTTTGCTTCGAGACGTTGCGCATCGACTATACCTCGGCGGTCGATCATAATGCGATCTATGCCCAGGTGCTGGCACTCTATCGGGCCGGCTTCTGCTACTGGTTTGCCAACAACGACATTGCCGAGCTGAACGACAACAACGAGACTTTCCAGCAACTCTGTCCCGAAGCCGAGTTGTTGTTTACCTACTTCCGCAAACCCACTCGTTTTGAGAACCCGCTTTTGCTCTCCGCCAGCGAAATCCTGACCCGAATAGCCGAAAGAACCCGCTTCCATGTCACCACAACAAGCGTAATTCAGCTCGGAAAAGTGTTAAAATGCTTCGGCTTTACGTCCGTTTTGAAGCACGGAAAGCGTCTTTATCATACCATTGAACTGAATCATGATCAGGTAGTAGCCCGTCAAAAGGGTTTTGGGTGCGATTCGGAAGGATTGGAGAAGGAGATTGATAATGAGCGTGATATGTTGGTAAATGCCTCTGAGCCGAAGTTGCCGTTTTAA
- a CDS encoding DUF6383 domain-containing protein, translating to MNKKFSTLLAGFLLATTVGNVNAALTGATAFENGKAYILSNGTQALAVDAASKGATPKLKVVTDPTATTSLEDLQKSLWRVNVTPGVNGANPTYTFVNVYTGTPLAAASTKAVDAVAATDQVEMGGDITAWQNDPAFNPITATTAFPLYSTFTNAGKDSAYVLSLNASAANGVAVGLIKRAKNDIASATNDLEVKPYQAPGIVLNANDLNTKLGTTAAGSFKLTFTPDVENTQWGNVLAGELKAEAGNMAFPGSVTAANYVRLKDATANSKKYVYVDTTYVATQNVEVRNRRLKLVLAEPKGIDGSNFGAIMQNRGHFMFTYFATNDSLTIDVANATDKNYQRATLGSSVVNSTDAETWKAWAAAITTWGTGNEGLTQVAGNNLVKLVYLTEKTSTTDAHSEVTVGAPEDVTGSAAKTLRTRISLGMPQNYTPGVPADGVYIIKVKATGANAVNKDGRYYIDNLAGTTELAIKAVRQNYQDMPAAQWVVKSVGTIATITNREFKNQLETPALMYKAGDNYFYYGKDTMEFIPVTKTDDSKLGYKYLSADTLSDHVFTFNYLHELAMDKPINTKLASDSVVWVDKDGNKMTFSLERLIDDTYGYTGGLTGVANLTRSVYYIKVNDASKLQNDGRYLTYDESRKQYVVKNYAGKNISSARNYVALENVGTATSVTINNVATTTTTSAEALAALKTEAPMPFFLKENNEVEGGACYYTLVPAELAVVKNGDYLKLVVKDEDYKPAVITAFTDADQKATSTEGAVNTTATSEYATVKVSVDNNTLALVNGVINDGSAEEVANSAFAVVMDNTPLYRRFNDATVGENADDTPNVLKFFRVNSTAKEYLYEDGHSKYSEGLGVNFLGVEGKGDAKNAAMYVDTAYVNRGTKMPQYMLVLNPTIVKADTVWCNATSTHKHATLADSLACPHTTITRGFVEGRFLINLQDSADAVTTPYANKYLWNTKYTRLGFVEGKHIGDTLFIAKAAKQDTILLNNNKHKNAVFSFRFLKNDSNDFLIESETQKNGANIKNSKLDVVSIAPQKGGWVKIQNGVPVIANYQSYSEAGLDAEVFNVEATDEAPTANDAIATAEVSIVAGNGTVTIKGAAGKNVIITNVLGQTVANTVLSSDEATIFAPAGIVVVAVEGEAAVKAIVK from the coding sequence ATGAACAAAAAGTTTTCTACGCTTTTAGCTGGCTTCTTGCTGGCTACGACTGTTGGAAATGTGAATGCTGCATTGACAGGTGCTACTGCATTTGAAAATGGTAAGGCTTACATTTTATCAAATGGTACTCAGGCTTTGGCGGTAGATGCTGCTTCAAAAGGAGCAACTCCTAAATTGAAAGTGGTGACAGATCCGACAGCTACAACTTCTTTAGAAGACTTGCAAAAATCATTGTGGCGTGTAAATGTAACTCCGGGTGTAAATGGTGCTAATCCAACTTATACTTTCGTGAATGTTTACACAGGTACTCCATTGGCAGCAGCTTCAACGAAAGCTGTAGATGCTGTTGCTGCTACCGATCAAGTTGAAATGGGCGGTGATATTACTGCTTGGCAAAATGATCCTGCATTCAATCCGATTACGGCAACAACTGCCTTCCCATTGTACAGCACATTTACCAATGCAGGAAAAGACTCTGCTTATGTATTGTCTTTGAATGCATCTGCTGCTAATGGCGTTGCTGTAGGTCTGATCAAACGTGCAAAAAACGATATTGCAAGCGCAACGAATGATTTGGAAGTGAAACCTTATCAGGCTCCGGGTATTGTTTTAAATGCAAATGATTTGAATACAAAACTGGGTACAACTGCTGCTGGAAGTTTCAAGTTGACATTTACTCCTGATGTTGAAAATACACAGTGGGGAAATGTTTTGGCTGGCGAACTGAAAGCCGAAGCTGGAAATATGGCTTTCCCTGGTTCTGTAACAGCTGCAAATTATGTTCGTTTGAAAGATGCAACAGCTAATAGTAAGAAATATGTATATGTTGATACTACTTATGTTGCAACTCAAAATGTTGAGGTAAGAAACAGACGTCTTAAATTGGTTTTAGCTGAACCAAAAGGTATCGATGGTTCTAATTTCGGAGCTATTATGCAGAACAGAGGTCATTTCATGTTTACATATTTTGCAACAAATGATTCTTTGACAATTGATGTGGCAAATGCTACGGATAAGAACTATCAGAGAGCTACTTTAGGTTCAAGTGTTGTTAATTCAACTGATGCAGAAACATGGAAAGCTTGGGCTGCTGCAATTACAACTTGGGGTACAGGAAATGAAGGTCTAACTCAGGTTGCAGGAAATAACCTTGTTAAGTTAGTTTACCTTACAGAAAAGACATCAACTACAGATGCTCACTCTGAAGTAACAGTTGGTGCTCCTGAAGACGTAACTGGATCTGCAGCTAAAACTCTTCGTACTCGTATCTCTTTAGGTATGCCTCAGAACTATACCCCTGGTGTTCCGGCTGATGGTGTATATATCATTAAAGTAAAGGCAACCGGTGCAAATGCTGTGAATAAAGACGGTCGTTACTATATTGATAATTTGGCAGGTACTACCGAATTGGCAATCAAGGCTGTTCGTCAGAACTATCAGGATATGCCGGCTGCTCAGTGGGTTGTTAAGTCTGTTGGAACAATTGCAACAATCACAAACCGTGAGTTCAAGAATCAATTAGAAACTCCAGCTTTGATGTATAAAGCAGGTGATAACTACTTCTATTATGGTAAAGATACAATGGAATTTATCCCGGTAACAAAGACTGATGATTCTAAGCTAGGTTATAAGTATTTGTCTGCTGATACTTTGTCTGACCATGTATTTACTTTCAACTATCTGCATGAACTGGCAATGGATAAGCCTATCAATACAAAACTGGCTTCTGACTCTGTTGTTTGGGTTGATAAAGATGGAAATAAGATGACATTCTCTTTGGAACGTCTGATTGATGATACGTATGGTTACACGGGTGGTTTAACAGGTGTTGCTAACCTGACTCGTTCGGTATACTATATTAAAGTAAATGATGCTTCTAAATTGCAGAATGACGGTCGTTATCTAACTTATGATGAATCTCGTAAACAATATGTTGTTAAAAACTATGCAGGTAAGAACATTTCTTCTGCACGTAACTATGTAGCTTTAGAAAATGTTGGTACTGCAACATCTGTTACAATCAATAATGTAGCTACTACAACTACAACTTCAGCCGAAGCTTTAGCAGCCTTAAAGACAGAAGCTCCGATGCCGTTCTTCTTGAAAGAAAACAACGAAGTTGAAGGTGGTGCATGCTACTATACTTTGGTCCCTGCAGAATTGGCAGTAGTTAAGAATGGTGATTATCTGAAATTGGTTGTTAAGGATGAAGATTATAAACCGGCTGTTATTACTGCATTTACCGATGCTGATCAGAAAGCAACATCCACTGAAGGAGCAGTTAATACTACTGCTACATCTGAATATGCAACAGTAAAAGTCTCTGTTGATAACAATACATTGGCATTGGTTAATGGCGTTATTAATGATGGTAGTGCAGAAGAAGTAGCTAACTCTGCTTTTGCAGTGGTTATGGATAACACGCCGTTGTATCGTCGTTTCAATGATGCAACTGTAGGTGAAAATGCAGATGATACACCAAACGTATTGAAGTTCTTCCGCGTAAACAGTACTGCAAAAGAATATCTGTATGAAGATGGTCATAGCAAATACTCTGAAGGCTTAGGTGTTAATTTCTTAGGAGTAGAAGGTAAAGGTGATGCTAAAAACGCAGCAATGTATGTTGACACAGCTTATGTAAATAGAGGAACAAAGATGCCGCAGTATATGCTGGTTCTGAATCCGACAATTGTAAAAGCTGACACAGTATGGTGTAATGCAACATCTACTCATAAACATGCAACTTTGGCTGATTCTTTAGCTTGTCCTCATACAACTATTACTCGTGGCTTTGTAGAAGGTCGTTTCTTGATTAACTTACAGGATTCTGCTGATGCTGTGACAACTCCATATGCAAATAAATATTTGTGGAATACGAAGTACACTCGTTTAGGTTTTGTTGAAGGTAAGCATATCGGTGATACATTGTTCATCGCTAAAGCTGCTAAGCAAGACACAATTCTTTTGAATAACAATAAGCATAAAAACGCAGTCTTCTCATTCCGTTTCTTAAAGAATGATTCAAATGATTTCTTGATTGAATCAGAAACTCAGAAAAATGGTGCTAATATAAAGAATTCTAAATTGGATGTAGTTAGTATCGCTCCACAGAAAGGTGGTTGGGTTAAGATTCAGAATGGTGTACCTGTAATTGCAAACTATCAGAGTTATTCTGAAGCTGGTTTGGACGCTGAAGTTTTCAATGTTGAAGCAACAGATGAAGCTCCTACGGCTAATGATGCTATCGCAACTGCTGAAGTATCTATTGTTGCTGGTAACGGTACAGTTACTATTAAGGGTGCAGCAGGAAAGAATGTAATTATCACTAACGTTCTTGGTCAGACAGTTGCTAACACAGTTCTTTCTTCCGACGAAGCTACCATCTTTGCTCCTGCAGGTATCGTAGTAGTAGCCGTAGAAGGCGAAGCAGCTGTTAAAGCAATCGTAAAATAA